In one window of Gudongella oleilytica DNA:
- a CDS encoding DUF4153 domain-containing protein, with protein MGTFSKSIIKVAKGAMDAFGTFPAAIASALAFSIVTAIRIHLDWPQQEEFNFLFNCLHWAFGFGALFGIAAVTYVRTRKNSVKDFTIANLFTAAVITVIFILLYFFGGRELLPDDNFRFMRLTDISIGRMTALSFAVAVAFVIFAGLPRKNPNMTRSIFMTQKAFITAAIYGGVMMGGTSAVAGTIQALLYNDMSYKVYQYLGTIVGFLTFTIFAGYFPDFSKAEEDKKRKSAQSQSRFMEVLFSYIMVPIALSLTVVLLLWTVRTVMEGIGSSFVRLSSIATSYAVGGIWLHIMVAEHNNGLAKFYRRVYPVAALLILGFEAWALVVQLGRFGMKTTEYFFLITWVVAVVSVLLIILQKERAYIKISILTALAALIAVLPLAGYHTLPARLQSQRLEKLLIRANMLQAGAIVPGSESIDKELREQITDSVSFLAYQYDAELPDWFDRDLANYRDFKDTFGFEQAWPQYDEYISPSEYVSTFLTLEPVAIDVSGYDWAFNLLDFSRKGEGAAELSGRNGAYLVEWILNETNSSVPRLRISLDDKIILDEVMQSYVDRISEKYPPTAYQPRTVGLEDMSERFYSDNIEVLVVFNTAEINLDAKNDSITYWLSLNSIYLKEK; from the coding sequence ATGGGTACTTTCTCAAAGTCTATTATAAAAGTTGCAAAAGGAGCCATGGATGCGTTCGGAACATTTCCCGCAGCTATTGCAAGTGCCCTTGCATTTTCAATAGTCACTGCTATAAGGATACACTTGGACTGGCCACAGCAGGAGGAGTTTAACTTCCTTTTCAATTGTCTGCACTGGGCATTTGGTTTTGGTGCTTTGTTTGGAATTGCAGCTGTCACATATGTGAGGACAAGAAAAAACAGTGTGAAGGATTTTACTATTGCAAATCTCTTCACTGCAGCTGTCATAACAGTCATTTTTATTTTGCTCTATTTCTTTGGAGGAAGAGAGCTCTTGCCAGATGACAATTTTAGATTTATGAGGCTCACTGATATATCGATCGGTAGAATGACTGCACTCTCATTTGCAGTTGCGGTGGCATTTGTAATATTTGCCGGCTTACCAAGAAAGAACCCAAATATGACCAGATCGATTTTCATGACACAAAAAGCATTCATTACGGCAGCTATCTATGGAGGAGTAATGATGGGTGGAACATCAGCGGTTGCAGGCACAATCCAGGCCCTTCTCTATAATGATATGAGCTATAAGGTGTATCAATATCTGGGCACGATAGTTGGATTTTTGACCTTCACAATTTTTGCCGGCTATTTTCCTGATTTCTCCAAAGCTGAGGAGGATAAAAAGAGAAAGTCTGCACAATCTCAGTCAAGATTTATGGAGGTACTCTTTTCATATATAATGGTGCCAATCGCCCTGTCACTGACTGTGGTTTTGCTTTTGTGGACGGTAAGAACAGTTATGGAGGGCATTGGCTCAAGCTTTGTTAGGCTGTCGAGCATAGCTACAAGCTATGCTGTGGGAGGCATTTGGCTTCATATTATGGTTGCGGAGCATAATAACGGTCTGGCGAAATTTTACAGACGAGTATATCCCGTTGCTGCTCTTTTGATACTTGGCTTTGAAGCATGGGCATTAGTTGTGCAGCTTGGCAGGTTTGGCATGAAGACAACTGAATATTTTTTCCTGATTACCTGGGTAGTTGCTGTAGTTTCAGTATTGCTGATAATTTTACAGAAAGAGAGAGCATATATTAAAATATCAATATTGACAGCCTTGGCAGCTTTGATAGCGGTATTACCGTTGGCTGGATATCATACGCTGCCAGCAAGACTCCAATCACAGCGACTTGAAAAGCTGTTAATAAGGGCAAATATGCTCCAGGCAGGAGCAATAGTTCCAGGAAGCGAGTCAATAGATAAAGAACTGCGTGAACAGATCACTGACTCCGTATCATTCCTTGCCTATCAATATGATGCTGAGCTTCCGGATTGGTTCGACAGAGATTTAGCCAATTACAGGGACTTCAAAGACACCTTTGGCTTTGAACAGGCCTGGCCACAATACGACGAATATATTTCCCCATCTGAGTATGTCAGTACTTTCCTGACCCTTGAACCTGTAGCCATAGATGTAAGTGGATATGATTGGGCTTTCAACCTATTGGATTTTTCAAGAAAAGGCGAGGGTGCAGCTGAATTGTCAGGACGTAATGGAGCATATTTGGTTGAATGGATTTTAAATGAAACCAACAGCTCTGTTCCAAGGTTGAGAATTAGCCTTGATGATAAAATCATACTGGATGAAGTTATGCAAAGCTATGTGGACAGGATATCTGAGAAGTACCCGCCGACTGCTTATCAGCCTAGAACCGTTGGCTTGGAGGACATGAGCGAAAGGTTTTATAGTGACAATATAGAAGTTTTAGTAGTTTTTAATACTGCAGAAATAAATCTGGATGCAAAGAATGACAGTATAACTTACTGGTTGTCATTGAATTCAATCTATCTAAAGGAAAAATAA
- a CDS encoding trypsin-like peptidase domain-containing protein, with the protein MRKIISFIIIISILATTGISIAAPSTWASDEVEMARQLGLVPSGLLSNYQSHITREEFSEMVVKLYEELSVSIAVPVSTNPFTDTSNPEILKAYKLGIVEGVGQGKFAPLDKITREQIATMYYRTLYAADPTLVTGSYTLGFADRGLVSNWAADEVAFMSAKGVIQGKGSNIFDPKGNTTREEAIALTVRTYQQFSKNPQTPVTSLPGGKLTSEQIGALSDSVVQIFIEQYDGTYNTGSAFFYDKGRLATNFHVIENAKSITMEYEDGSTYTGGITVTGYDRELDLATLMVSDISTPPLKLGDSSTVVKGQRVYAIGSPVGLTNSLSDGLVSAVRSDMIQVTTAINPGNSGGVLLDEYGRVIGITFARITDGDNLGFAIPINLLKSMNKDRVLSIKQFNDEISLTLEDGSNEISNYKIIDHLFDNMQSIVANGVEISFDGYDVVKKTDTLTKIFAYIDEENLDKFLASEKAGITNIAKILKVHAVFYEEIIGTNVNIEVIYYGVYDEYPRFFEENYLSEDTISYYGIWEVLYPLIEVSNNSNQFRSWYGSHTL; encoded by the coding sequence ATGAGAAAAATAATATCTTTTATTATCATAATTTCAATACTGGCAACTACAGGTATTTCAATAGCTGCACCCAGTACTTGGGCTTCTGATGAAGTGGAAATGGCAAGACAATTAGGGCTTGTGCCATCAGGCTTATTAAGCAATTATCAAAGCCATATCACAAGAGAGGAATTCTCGGAGATGGTAGTAAAGCTCTACGAGGAGCTGTCAGTCAGTATTGCAGTTCCGGTATCCACAAATCCCTTTACTGATACATCAAATCCGGAGATACTTAAAGCTTATAAGCTTGGGATAGTTGAGGGAGTAGGTCAGGGGAAGTTTGCCCCATTGGACAAGATAACCAGGGAACAGATTGCTACTATGTATTACCGCACTCTATACGCTGCAGATCCGACATTGGTCACAGGGTCTTACACATTGGGATTTGCAGACAGGGGTCTTGTGAGCAATTGGGCTGCTGACGAAGTTGCCTTTATGAGTGCTAAGGGTGTGATCCAGGGCAAAGGGAGTAATATTTTTGATCCTAAAGGAAACACTACAAGAGAAGAGGCAATCGCCCTGACGGTGAGAACCTATCAGCAGTTTTCAAAGAATCCTCAAACGCCTGTCACATCATTACCTGGGGGCAAGCTCACATCAGAACAGATAGGAGCTTTATCAGACAGTGTTGTTCAGATATTTATTGAGCAGTATGACGGGACCTACAATACCGGCAGCGCTTTTTTCTATGACAAAGGAAGACTTGCTACAAACTTTCATGTAATCGAAAATGCGAAGTCCATAACCATGGAGTATGAGGACGGATCCACCTATACAGGAGGTATAACCGTGACAGGTTATGACAGAGAGCTGGATCTGGCAACCCTGATGGTATCTGATATAAGCACACCGCCCCTGAAGCTTGGGGACTCATCAACTGTAGTAAAAGGACAAAGAGTCTATGCAATAGGGAGTCCTGTTGGGCTTACTAACTCTCTATCTGACGGATTGGTAAGTGCAGTAAGAAGTGATATGATCCAGGTGACCACAGCAATAAATCCCGGTAATAGTGGTGGGGTATTGCTGGATGAATATGGCAGAGTAATAGGTATAACCTTTGCAAGGATAACCGATGGCGATAATTTAGGCTTCGCTATCCCGATAAATTTACTAAAGTCTATGAATAAAGATCGAGTACTCTCAATTAAACAATTCAATGATGAGATTAGCCTAACACTTGAGGACGGATCTAATGAAATAAGTAACTACAAAATAATTGATCACCTTTTTGATAATATGCAGAGTATAGTGGCAAATGGGGTTGAAATTAGCTTTGATGGATATGATGTAGTTAAAAAAACAGATACCCTCACAAAGATATTTGCATATATAGATGAGGAAAACCTCGATAAGTTTCTTGCTTCTGAGAAAGCTGGCATCACAAATATTGCAAAGATATTAAAGGTTCATGCAGTATTCTACGAGGAAATAATTGGGACCAATGTCAATATAGAAGTAATTTACTATGGCGTTTATGATGAGTATCCAAGATTCTTCGAAGAGAACTATTTAAGCGAAGATACTATCTCATATTATGGGATATGGGAAGTGCTTTATCCGTTGATTGAGGTATCTAATAACTCAAATCAATTCAGATCTTGGTACGGCTCACATACATTATAA
- a CDS encoding GGDEF domain-containing protein has product MIIPNVAMIMEMVLVNVYSTLSCSGKKKSALSTWSYLVLFSAALFALIGYLIPEIALYALEDRYRLLSFTGVVYLIPLILLTKQPYKHTMVIFNTFWIYSLIIFAISYRIACITCIVSKSLDSLVIQTAAYLITLPVLLKFMKKKMTYTLQNIKEETLNSLLSLSVSVILVIYTIKYALENGGSDLVEISLFLLLGACFAITFQLAYSLVEASKSVEMLGIKTKTDPLTRLKNREAMIEDATGRLRNGNPFCLIFIDLDNFKTINDNHGHSIGDDYLIAFSNSARRLLDSKDRFYRISGDEFVVLKDGSFCKKACTEFENLRFLNDPSGIKFLGLSTGYANYPEDAKNISELLGIADSRMYQNKKKKHKSTFE; this is encoded by the coding sequence TTGATAATACCTAATGTAGCAATGATTATGGAGATGGTTCTGGTAAATGTTTATTCGACTCTTTCATGCTCAGGAAAGAAAAAATCAGCCTTGAGCACTTGGTCATATCTGGTTTTGTTCTCAGCGGCATTATTCGCATTAATAGGTTATTTGATTCCGGAGATAGCTCTCTATGCATTGGAGGACAGATACAGGCTGTTGTCCTTTACAGGTGTAGTTTACCTTATTCCACTGATTTTACTTACCAAGCAGCCATACAAGCATACTATGGTCATATTCAATACGTTCTGGATATATTCCCTGATAATTTTTGCAATATCATACAGGATAGCGTGCATTACATGTATTGTCAGCAAATCCTTAGATTCGTTGGTGATCCAGACAGCAGCTTACTTAATTACCCTCCCTGTATTATTGAAGTTTATGAAGAAAAAAATGACTTATACTCTCCAGAACATAAAGGAAGAGACACTAAATTCGCTCTTATCCTTGTCGGTATCAGTGATCCTGGTGATCTATACCATAAAATACGCATTGGAGAATGGTGGATCTGATTTAGTTGAAATCAGTTTATTCCTGTTGCTGGGAGCATGCTTCGCAATAACCTTCCAGCTTGCATACTCATTGGTGGAGGCAAGTAAGTCAGTTGAAATGTTGGGGATAAAAACAAAGACCGACCCACTGACAAGACTGAAAAACAGGGAAGCGATGATTGAGGATGCTACCGGAAGGCTTCGCAATGGCAATCCATTCTGTTTGATTTTCATAGATCTTGATAATTTTAAAACTATAAATGATAATCATGGTCATAGCATTGGGGACGACTACCTTATAGCCTTTTCAAACTCTGCCAGAAGGCTGCTTGATTCAAAGGATAGGTTTTACAGAATATCCGGAGACGAGTTTGTCGTGTTAAAGGATGGGAGTTTTTGTAAAAAAGCATGTACTGAGTTTGAGAATCTAAGATTCTTGAACGATCCATCAGGCATAAAATTTCTTGGTTTAAGCACTGGCTATGCAAATTATCCTGAAGATGCCAAAAACATTAGTGAACTGTTGGGAATAGCAGACTCAAGGATGTACCAGAATAAGAAGAAAAAGCATAAGAGTACCTTTGAATAA
- a CDS encoding DUF1653 domain-containing protein: MVEIGAKYRHFKGNDYLVLNIAKHSETLEDFVVYQALYGDRGIWVRPMSMFEEMVEVNGIPVNRFKRVG; encoded by the coding sequence ATGGTGGAGATTGGAGCGAAGTACAGACATTTCAAGGGCAATGATTATCTTGTGCTGAATATTGCAAAGCATTCCGAGACCCTTGAGGATTTTGTGGTTTATCAAGCACTTTATGGTGACAGAGGTATATGGGTCAGACCAATGAGTATGTTTGAAGAAATGGTTGAAGTTAACGGGATACCTGTGAACAGATTTAAAAGAGTAGGATAA
- a CDS encoding 4Fe-4S binding protein — protein sequence MKPEKKPKKGKKAFIMEAKCDKSPFCPSKRVCPTGAIERAGFFMGKIVVNDEKCIGCGKCIKVCPHSAVTFR from the coding sequence TTGAAACCTGAAAAAAAACCAAAAAAAGGAAAAAAAGCATTTATTATGGAGGCAAAGTGCGATAAGTCCCCATTCTGCCCTTCTAAGAGAGTTTGTCCTACTGGGGCGATCGAAAGAGCCGGTTTCTTTATGGGAAAGATAGTAGTCAATGATGAAAAGTGCATTGGGTGCGGCAAATGTATAAAGGTTTGCCCACACAGTGCTGTCACTTTCAGGTAA
- a CDS encoding D-aminoacyl-tRNA deacylase, protein MARRAVYYMAVKEGIDHVAAPVYSALNSLLSFTEKSIEVDGYPVLEYIDDKGDLFWFVRTGKVVCHDYNRYLPAMLEHFSDFDVAGLITWHEGENAPDKVFSVHTTGDVDTGNFGPASPRYMHNLLVWLEKNRLREGLEAFSVTTEATHWSGIMYGDAAPELIPVYKVPIMDIEIGSTEESWGDENAAKVLSASLLRIFDDDGLTLKNILCAGGTHFDRAFSGEIFRIWEDKAYGISHIIPNQWLVTGGYDGDRGLEKLKGCVDSIDGGIHGIAMHDGLKGAYKEKLRELGKDYGVPVFKHQQLRKPELIEWAK, encoded by the coding sequence ATGGCAAGAAGAGCAGTTTATTATATGGCGGTAAAGGAAGGAATAGACCATGTGGCAGCACCGGTTTATTCAGCACTGAATTCTTTATTGAGTTTTACTGAAAAAAGTATTGAAGTGGATGGATACCCGGTCCTGGAATACATAGATGATAAAGGGGATCTTTTTTGGTTCGTAAGAACCGGGAAGGTTGTTTGTCACGACTATAACAGGTATCTGCCAGCGATGCTCGAGCATTTTTCCGACTTTGACGTTGCAGGCCTTATAACATGGCATGAGGGAGAAAATGCCCCTGATAAAGTATTCTCAGTACATACCACCGGAGATGTTGACACAGGGAACTTCGGCCCTGCATCCCCCAGATACATGCATAACCTGTTGGTATGGCTGGAAAAAAACAGGCTGAGAGAGGGTCTGGAGGCTTTCTCGGTTACTACTGAGGCGACCCACTGGTCTGGAATTATGTACGGAGATGCAGCGCCTGAACTTATTCCTGTCTATAAAGTGCCCATAATGGATATTGAGATTGGCAGCACAGAAGAAAGCTGGGGAGATGAAAATGCAGCAAAGGTTCTTTCTGCTTCACTTCTTAGGATTTTTGATGATGATGGACTGACGCTTAAAAATATTCTTTGTGCTGGCGGTACACATTTCGACAGAGCTTTCTCAGGGGAGATCTTTAGGATATGGGAAGATAAAGCATATGGAATATCACATATCATACCAAACCAGTGGCTTGTTACAGGAGGATACGATGGAGACAGGGGACTGGAAAAACTAAAGGGCTGCGTCGATTCCATAGATGGTGGTATCCATGGTATAGCAATGCATGATGGGCTAAAAGGAGCATATAAAGAGAAACTGAGAGAGCTTGGTAAGGATTATGGGGTACCAGTTTTCAAGCATCAACAGCTTAGGAAACCGGAACTAATTGAATGGGCAAAATAA
- a CDS encoding MoaD/ThiS family protein encodes MKIYVKYLGVMDYDLPLEIIINEGSTIKNLFDEILDDDKELFNSVFLVNNLPASLEQELKEGDTLLILQVLGGG; translated from the coding sequence ATGAAAATCTATGTTAAGTATTTAGGTGTAATGGATTATGATCTGCCTTTAGAGATTATAATAAATGAAGGGAGCACGATAAAAAATTTATTTGATGAAATTTTGGATGATGATAAAGAGCTCTTTAACTCAGTATTTTTGGTCAATAACTTACCTGCCAGCCTGGAACAGGAGTTAAAGGAAGGAGATACTTTACTAATTCTTCAGGTATTAGGCGGTGGATAA
- a CDS encoding TIGR00266 family protein produces MRFSIEGEYPVLRCYLNKGETIKTSAGAMSWMDGEGFDTEVTTGGIMKGLGRMLAGESLFFSYYTARLDNQEIVFASSLPGKIVNIKMGGKTFIGQKSAFLASEKTVEMETVFTKRFSSGLLGGEGFILQKFSGFGELFLEADGALFDYELRSGESLLVDQGHVFLFEESVRYEIETVKGMKNVLFGGEGLFLVRLIGPGKVTLQSMPIANLAGKIIPYVPSKD; encoded by the coding sequence ATGAGATTTAGTATCGAGGGAGAGTATCCTGTTCTTAGGTGTTACTTAAACAAAGGAGAAACGATCAAAACAAGTGCTGGTGCGATGTCATGGATGGATGGAGAGGGCTTTGACACCGAGGTTACAACAGGTGGAATAATGAAAGGTCTTGGGAGGATGCTGGCCGGTGAAAGCTTGTTTTTCAGCTACTATACAGCCAGGTTGGATAACCAGGAAATAGTGTTTGCATCATCCTTACCAGGGAAAATAGTCAATATCAAAATGGGAGGAAAGACCTTTATAGGTCAGAAATCCGCATTTTTAGCGTCTGAAAAAACGGTGGAGATGGAGACTGTATTTACTAAGAGATTTTCTTCAGGTCTGTTAGGTGGAGAAGGGTTTATATTACAAAAATTCTCAGGGTTTGGGGAACTTTTTCTTGAGGCAGATGGTGCCTTGTTCGATTATGAGTTAAGATCTGGTGAGAGCTTGCTGGTTGATCAGGGGCATGTATTTTTATTTGAGGAATCAGTAAGATATGAAATAGAGACTGTAAAGGGAATGAAGAATGTTTTATTTGGAGGGGAGGGCCTTTTCCTTGTAAGATTGATCGGTCCCGGGAAGGTGACGCTCCAATCAATGCCTATCGCAAATTTGGCAGGGAAAATAATACCATATGTTCCTTCAAAGGATTGA
- a CDS encoding S-layer homology domain-containing protein, producing the protein MKTRSLVLKTAFFMAFLLVIGLITPYISYADDPSPWASTEVQQAVEAGLIPVTVSLGYRENTNRLEFCHLVMRLIQAKTGMSISDFLRVKGVEIEPLTFSDTNDSLILAANALGIVNGVGNNRFDPFGQLQRQQAAAMLSRAAKALGYTDTGEPGMSFSDRLSFQDYAVEPIEFISGVKDRISGKRVMGGLPNNMFGPASPYTKEQAILTMLRMYNSFDFIQVARVVGIDSIEGKPMPGHKLTAGEITYDSIPQDNPVLQWQWVISQSEDGTYTPIPGAVKRDYTPSTDEVGKYLNVIVTAEGAAYGSGISFPVLIEPFQLVLAPIKPIEGFYPIDADLPFDGGKGTNESPFLISTAEQLDLLKSNTTDTYFKLTQDINLGNLTERITNTFLGHLDGDGHKITFSYAAGLFRQIGAGASVKNLIVAGGITGENPKGISIGRLADTNYGTIEKCGVDMSSMILKSAVNVRVGGLVGTNYGLISQSYASGIIKVQLVKREAINGSYRSLADDILGNDYNKGWVGGLCGVNAEGATIKNCWSNSTVILEAPGDMTYGISGGLAGSNNGSISKCYTVGSVSSNKYRGAISGSRGSGSLSQDCYYDMDTFRLSDTYAGQPKTSLQMVQRSTYAGWDDTIWRFETGTIDYPKLFWQE; encoded by the coding sequence ATGAAAACAAGGAGTTTGGTTTTAAAGACAGCTTTTTTTATGGCATTTTTGCTGGTCATAGGACTGATAACCCCCTACATAAGCTATGCTGATGATCCAAGTCCGTGGGCATCAACTGAGGTACAGCAAGCAGTTGAAGCAGGGCTGATACCAGTTACCGTAAGTCTTGGATACAGGGAAAATACAAACAGGCTCGAATTTTGTCATCTTGTTATGAGGCTTATACAGGCAAAAACAGGGATGAGCATCTCAGATTTTTTGAGAGTCAAAGGAGTTGAGATTGAACCTCTAACATTTTCTGATACAAATGATTCTTTGATACTTGCAGCTAATGCTTTAGGGATAGTAAATGGAGTTGGGAACAACAGATTTGATCCTTTTGGACAATTGCAGCGTCAGCAGGCAGCAGCAATGCTTTCAAGAGCAGCTAAAGCATTGGGCTATACAGACACAGGAGAGCCAGGCATGTCGTTTTCAGACAGATTGAGCTTTCAGGATTATGCCGTAGAGCCAATAGAATTTATTTCTGGTGTCAAGGACCGGATTTCTGGGAAGAGAGTAATGGGCGGACTGCCTAACAACATGTTTGGTCCTGCTTCTCCATACACCAAGGAGCAAGCAATTCTAACCATGCTTAGAATGTATAATTCCTTTGATTTTATTCAAGTTGCCAGAGTTGTTGGAATCGATTCGATCGAAGGTAAGCCAATGCCTGGTCATAAGCTCACAGCAGGAGAGATAACCTATGATTCAATTCCACAGGATAATCCAGTTCTCCAGTGGCAATGGGTAATAAGTCAGTCAGAGGACGGTACCTATACCCCTATTCCCGGGGCGGTCAAAAGGGATTACACTCCATCCACTGACGAAGTAGGAAAATACCTTAACGTAATTGTTACAGCTGAAGGAGCAGCATATGGCTCTGGCATAAGCTTTCCGGTATTAATAGAACCATTTCAGCTTGTTTTGGCACCGATTAAACCAATAGAAGGTTTCTACCCAATCGATGCCGATTTACCTTTTGATGGTGGGAAGGGAACTAATGAAAGCCCGTTTCTTATTTCTACGGCTGAGCAGCTTGATCTCCTTAAATCTAATACAACTGACACATATTTTAAGCTGACTCAGGACATAAATTTGGGCAATCTTACTGAAAGGATAACTAACACGTTTTTAGGTCACTTGGATGGTGATGGGCATAAAATAACTTTCTCATACGCGGCTGGACTTTTTAGACAGATTGGAGCGGGTGCATCGGTTAAGAATCTAATTGTTGCTGGCGGCATTACCGGAGAAAACCCTAAGGGTATTTCAATTGGAAGACTTGCGGACACTAACTATGGTACGATTGAGAAGTGCGGAGTTGATATGTCGTCCATGATTTTGAAGAGTGCTGTAAATGTTAGAGTAGGTGGGCTGGTTGGAACAAATTATGGACTGATCTCTCAAAGCTATGCAAGTGGGATAATTAAGGTGCAATTGGTCAAGAGAGAAGCAATAAATGGATCTTATCGTTCGTTGGCAGACGATATACTTGGAAATGATTATAACAAAGGCTGGGTTGGTGGGTTATGTGGTGTAAACGCTGAGGGAGCTACCATTAAGAATTGCTGGTCAAACTCAACTGTTATCCTGGAAGCACCTGGGGATATGACCTATGGTATTTCAGGTGGATTAGCAGGAAGCAATAATGGTTCGATTTCTAAATGCTATACGGTAGGATCAGTCTCCAGCAACAAGTATAGAGGTGCAATTTCCGGATCCAGAGGGTCAGGCTCGTTATCTCAGGATTGTTACTACGATATGGATACCTTCAGGCTTTCAGACACCTACGCAGGTCAGCCAAAGACCTCATTACAGATGGTACAGAGATCAACGTATGCGGGATGGGATGATACTATCTGGAGATTTGAGACAGGAACCATTGATTATCCTAAGCTATTCTGGCAGGAATAA
- a CDS encoding DMT family transporter — protein MDRKKITAVVFLIGSTIMFGLSFVSIKISMEVFPPLSMAFYRFLIACLILYPMLRKMSPGETLRKEHLPLMAFSGILGITIYFFFENNGVLRISPNDASIIIAIMPVAAAMGEWAFLRKKLSPISLAAIIASILGIYIIIGGKLEGGSVSGYLYMVGAIVSFSIFMIITKPLFRNYSGIAVTFYQSIFGTLAFIPFLWLETVRWSQLNGNIIFHFLFLAIGCSAIANFMYIYALSNLSVATTAIFMNLIPVFTFIFSYFIFGETLSPLQLFGAAVVIASVTVVTLQDSLTKQDV, from the coding sequence ATGGACAGAAAGAAAATTACAGCAGTCGTTTTTTTGATCGGATCAACCATAATGTTCGGCTTATCATTTGTGAGTATAAAGATTTCTATGGAGGTATTTCCTCCGTTAAGCATGGCATTTTACAGATTTCTCATAGCATGCCTGATTTTGTATCCTATGCTTAGAAAAATGAGCCCGGGAGAAACCTTGAGGAAAGAGCACCTCCCGCTTATGGCATTTTCAGGCATACTTGGTATAACGATATACTTTTTCTTCGAGAATAATGGAGTTTTGAGAATCAGCCCAAATGATGCATCTATAATAATCGCTATAATGCCAGTAGCTGCTGCCATGGGTGAATGGGCATTCCTGAGGAAAAAGCTTTCGCCTATCTCATTAGCAGCAATAATAGCATCTATCCTTGGAATTTACATAATCATAGGCGGCAAGCTTGAAGGTGGAAGTGTTTCGGGTTACCTGTATATGGTTGGGGCAATTGTTTCCTTTTCCATATTCATGATAATTACAAAGCCACTTTTCAGAAATTATTCAGGTATTGCAGTTACATTTTACCAGTCAATTTTTGGTACACTTGCTTTTATACCTTTTTTATGGCTTGAGACTGTCAGATGGAGCCAGCTTAACGGAAATATTATATTCCATTTTCTTTTCCTTGCAATAGGCTGTTCAGCTATAGCGAACTTCATGTATATTTATGCCCTTAGCAATCTTAGTGTAGCCACTACTGCGATTTTTATGAACTTAATACCCGTTTTCACCTTTATCTTCAGCTATTTCATATTTGGAGAAACATTGTCTCCTCTACAATTATTTGGTGCAGCTGTTGTTATTGCATCAGTCACTGTAGTTACTCTTCAGGATTCTCTAACAAAACAAGATGTATAG
- a CDS encoding dodecin family protein has protein sequence MSVVKVIEILAESTKSWEDATQIAVTEASKTVKNIQSVYVKDFQAVVSDGLITRYRVDAKISFIVE, from the coding sequence ATGTCTGTGGTAAAGGTAATAGAAATACTTGCAGAATCGACAAAAAGCTGGGAAGACGCTACACAGATAGCAGTTACTGAAGCATCGAAGACAGTTAAGAATATTCAAAGTGTGTATGTAAAGGATTTTCAGGCAGTTGTAAGCGATGGACTGATCACCAGGTATAGAGTAGACGCTAAGATATCCTTCATAGTAGAATGA